In a genomic window of Methanosarcina horonobensis HB-1 = JCM 15518:
- a CDS encoding MetS family NSS transporter small subunit, which produces MMLSTGSIAMLVFGFVILYGGLGFCLRIALQKEYFKSKEE; this is translated from the coding sequence ATGATGCTCTCAACAGGCAGCATTGCTATGTTAGTTTTCGGATTCGTAATTCTTTATGGGGGACTGGGGTTCTGCCTGAGAATTGCCCTTCAAAAAGAATATTTCAAGAGTAAAGAAGAGTAA
- a CDS encoding sodium-dependent transporter, with protein MKREVWNTRTGFILAAIGSAVGLGNIWRFSYIAYENGGGAFLIPYLVALLTAGIPLLILELGVGNKFMGSAPVALKRAKKGFEWIGWWGVIASFIITTYYSVIAGWSLVYLLKAFTLGWGLDTGSFFNNELLHVSDSPWNLGGFSYPVLIGLLTTWLIIWIIEKRGVQAGIEKSSKIFMPLLWILLIVLVLRAVTLEGSINGVEWYLKPDFSKLTDVKVWQAAYGQAFYSLGLGMAIMIAYASYLPKKSDLINNAFIVGLADGAFSFTMGFAVFGTLGYMAYAKGVGIEEVVAQSIGLTFVVLPEALNMLPGLKVLTAVAFFMSIAIAALTSLISLVEAFASAVMDKFEMRRSKAVDITIGLELLFSLIYATKAGIYWLDIIDHFINTYGLILVGVLEAVAIGWIYGADKIREWANTYSDIRAGIWWDICVKIITPAVLLYIIYKETLSNLAVPYEGYDPAALMVGAGVIVLGIMISFLMPFIRKEVE; from the coding sequence ATGAAAAGAGAAGTTTGGAACACCAGAACTGGATTTATTCTTGCAGCAATAGGGTCAGCAGTCGGTCTTGGAAATATCTGGAGGTTCAGCTACATAGCATATGAAAACGGAGGCGGAGCTTTCCTGATCCCATATCTGGTAGCTCTTCTGACTGCAGGAATTCCCCTTCTTATCCTCGAACTGGGTGTTGGAAACAAGTTCATGGGTTCAGCTCCAGTTGCACTCAAACGGGCAAAAAAAGGTTTTGAATGGATAGGCTGGTGGGGTGTAATTGCAAGTTTCATTATCACCACATATTACTCCGTAATAGCAGGCTGGAGTCTTGTATATCTTTTGAAAGCGTTTACTCTTGGTTGGGGCCTGGATACCGGATCTTTTTTCAATAATGAACTGTTACATGTCTCCGATTCTCCCTGGAACCTGGGAGGTTTCTCCTATCCGGTTCTGATAGGGCTGCTGACAACGTGGCTGATTATCTGGATAATAGAAAAGAGAGGTGTGCAGGCAGGAATTGAAAAGTCAAGTAAAATCTTCATGCCTCTTCTCTGGATTCTTCTAATTGTGCTTGTGCTGAGAGCAGTAACCCTTGAAGGCTCAATTAACGGAGTAGAATGGTACCTGAAACCGGATTTCAGCAAACTTACGGACGTAAAGGTCTGGCAGGCAGCCTATGGACAGGCTTTTTACAGTCTGGGCCTTGGGATGGCAATAATGATTGCTTATGCAAGTTATCTCCCGAAAAAGAGCGACCTGATAAACAACGCATTCATTGTCGGCCTAGCAGACGGAGCTTTTAGTTTCACCATGGGTTTTGCGGTTTTCGGGACTCTCGGATATATGGCTTATGCTAAAGGCGTCGGAATTGAAGAGGTAGTTGCACAGAGCATAGGCCTTACCTTTGTAGTACTGCCAGAAGCCCTTAATATGCTTCCCGGATTAAAAGTACTTACAGCAGTCGCTTTTTTTATGAGCATCGCTATTGCTGCGCTGACTTCCCTGATCTCTCTTGTGGAAGCCTTTGCTTCGGCAGTAATGGACAAGTTTGAAATGAGAAGAAGCAAAGCCGTAGATATCACTATAGGTCTGGAATTGCTTTTCAGCCTTATCTATGCAACAAAGGCAGGAATTTACTGGCTTGATATCATAGACCACTTTATCAATACTTACGGATTGATCCTGGTAGGTGTCCTCGAAGCCGTAGCAATTGGCTGGATTTATGGTGCAGATAAAATAAGGGAATGGGCCAATACTTACTCTGATATCAGGGCAGGAATCTGGTGGGATATCTGCGTAAAAATAATTACCCCTGCTGTCCTGTTATACATTATCTACAAAGAAACCCTTTCAAACCTTGCTGTACCTTACGAAGGTTATGACCCTGCAGCCTTAATGGTCGGAGCAGGAGTAATCGTCCTGGGAATCATGATATCTTTCCTCATGCCCTTTATAAGAAAGGAGGTAGAGTAA